The following are encoded in a window of Staphylococcus piscifermentans genomic DNA:
- a CDS encoding bifunctional glycosyltransferase/CDP-glycerol:glycerophosphate glycerophosphotransferase, with protein MNDLTIVITYYNSEEYITECINSLKKQRNQNFDIVIVNDGSEDNSKALLDRALQDYNNDIKIINLTENHGHAYARNVGIEQVETPYFMFLDADDQLASYAVNFYLKKLNGLDGLVAPIYKFTLKQPQFIDYNKVKIEYLTGKKNPNSFLRKNTACNIIFKTSIVRAHNIQFDEALHTYIDRSFLIDYVRYVNRFVRIFNFPFYYRGEVYHPFESETLSEQDFDKLFEEYVESYFKQIDQTDNKQIRDFLNHKMIAKIKRDFDPARRDIEQRYDRHRQTLKKLAKHLKWALLKEGSGLFKTEMVMLMFNQSDKAFSLNKGRAAIRHLKNIATNSKRKNRSIYELKDKPENVSDTTILFETFGGKNYSDSPKYIYEYMMDKYPEYHYIWVFNEPEKHSVPGNAVKVKRGSSEYYKAYSDAHYWVTNARTPLYLHKKENQTYIQTWHGTPLKRLANDMKVVRMPGTTTPNYKRNFHEETSRWDYLISPNRYSTEIFESAFWMNRERILEIGYPRNDVLVNRSDDTEYKNAIREGLNIPEDKKVILYAPTWRDDEFIKKGQYLFDLRINLENLQEKLGDEYVLLLRMHYLIANALDLSGYEEFAVDVSNYNDISELYLISDALITDYSSVMFDYGILKRPQFFFAYDIDKYDKGLRGFYMDYMNDLPGPIYTDPFKLADGLKQMDRIAEEYSTNINAFYERFCSLEKGTASEYIGEMIHKDIENK; from the coding sequence ATGAATGACTTAACTATTGTTATTACATATTACAACTCAGAAGAATATATCACAGAATGTATCAATAGTCTTAAAAAGCAAAGAAATCAAAATTTTGATATCGTTATAGTAAATGATGGGTCTGAAGATAATTCAAAAGCTTTACTTGATCGAGCTTTGCAAGATTATAATAACGACATTAAAATTATTAATTTAACAGAAAACCACGGTCATGCCTATGCAAGAAATGTAGGGATAGAGCAGGTTGAAACACCTTACTTCATGTTTTTAGATGCCGATGATCAGCTTGCTTCTTATGCTGTCAATTTCTATTTAAAAAAATTAAATGGCTTAGACGGCTTAGTGGCACCGATTTATAAATTCACTTTAAAGCAACCGCAATTTATCGATTACAATAAAGTGAAAATTGAATATCTCACAGGGAAAAAGAACCCCAATTCTTTTTTAAGGAAAAATACAGCTTGTAATATAATCTTTAAAACAAGTATCGTGAGAGCGCACAATATTCAATTCGACGAGGCATTACATACTTATATTGACCGCTCGTTTTTAATTGATTATGTGCGTTATGTTAATCGCTTTGTAAGAATTTTCAACTTCCCGTTTTATTATAGAGGAGAAGTTTATCATCCATTTGAATCTGAAACTTTATCTGAACAAGATTTCGATAAACTCTTTGAAGAATATGTGGAAAGTTATTTTAAACAAATAGACCAAACAGATAATAAACAAATTCGAGATTTCTTAAATCATAAGATGATTGCGAAGATTAAAAGGGATTTTGATCCAGCACGTAGAGATATTGAACAAAGATATGACAGACATCGACAAACACTTAAGAAATTAGCGAAACACTTAAAATGGGCATTATTAAAAGAAGGTTCTGGTTTGTTCAAAACAGAAATGGTAATGTTGATGTTCAACCAATCCGATAAGGCATTCTCTTTAAATAAAGGGCGTGCTGCCATAAGACATCTAAAAAATATTGCCACTAATTCTAAAAGGAAAAACCGCTCAATTTACGAGCTGAAAGATAAACCTGAAAATGTTTCAGATACAACTATTCTATTTGAAACTTTCGGGGGTAAAAATTATAGTGACAGTCCTAAATATATTTATGAATATATGATGGATAAATATCCTGAATATCATTATATTTGGGTATTTAATGAGCCTGAAAAACATAGTGTGCCGGGAAATGCTGTGAAAGTAAAAAGAGGTTCTTCAGAATATTATAAAGCTTATTCAGATGCGCATTATTGGGTGACGAATGCTAGAACGCCGCTATATTTGCATAAAAAAGAAAATCAAACTTATATCCAGACTTGGCACGGTACACCGTTAAAACGTCTAGCAAATGATATGAAAGTTGTAAGAATGCCTGGCACCACGACACCTAATTATAAGCGTAACTTCCATGAAGAAACTTCCAGATGGGATTATTTGATTTCTCCTAACCGTTATTCTACAGAAATCTTTGAATCAGCATTCTGGATGAATAGAGAACGTATTTTAGAAATAGGTTATCCTAGAAATGATGTGTTAGTTAATCGTTCCGATGATACTGAATATAAGAATGCAATCAGAGAAGGACTCAATATTCCTGAAGACAAAAAAGTGATATTATATGCACCGACTTGGAGAGACGATGAGTTTATCAAAAAAGGCCAATACCTCTTTGATTTGCGTATTAACTTAGAGAATTTACAGGAAAAGTTAGGCGATGAATATGTGCTTCTCTTGCGTATGCATTATCTTATAGCTAATGCATTGGATCTCAGCGGATATGAAGAATTTGCTGTAGATGTTTCAAACTACAATGATATTTCAGAGCTTTACTTAATTTCAGATGCGTTAATCACTGATTATTCATCCGTAATGTTTGATTATGGTATTTTAAAACGTCCGCAATTCTTCTTTGCTTACGATATTGATAAATATGACAAAGGTTTGCGCGGATTTTATATGGATTATATGAATGATTTGCCTGGTCCAATTTATACAGATCCATTTAAATTAGCAGATGGACTTAAACAAATGGACCGAATTGCTGAAGAATATTCAACTAACATCAATGCATTTTATGAGCGTTTCTGTTCTCTTGAGAAAGGTACAGCCTCTGAATATATCGGAGAAATGATTCATAAAGACATTGAAAATAAATAA
- the tagD gene encoding glycerol-3-phosphate cytidylyltransferase, with translation MKRVITYGTYDLLHYGHIELLRRAREMGDYLIVALSSDEFNKIKNKKSYYSYDQRKMMLESIRYVDLVIPEDDWGQKTKDVDRYEVDTFVMGHDWEGEFDFLKDQCEVIYLKRTEGISTTQIKKELYGKEK, from the coding sequence ATGAAACGTGTAATTACTTATGGAACTTATGATTTACTGCATTATGGACATATTGAACTTTTACGTAGAGCAAGAGAAATGGGCGATTATTTAATCGTAGCACTTTCTAGCGACGAGTTTAATAAAATAAAGAATAAAAAATCTTATTACAGCTATGACCAACGCAAAATGATGTTAGAGTCTATTCGTTATGTAGATTTAGTCATCCCTGAAGACGATTGGGGACAAAAAACGAAAGATGTTGATAGATACGAAGTCGATACTTTTGTAATGGGTCATGACTGGGAAGGTGAATTCGACTTCTTAAAAGACCAATGTGAAGTGATTTATCTTAAACGTACAGAAGGTATCTCAACAACTCAAATCAAAAAAGAATTATACGGAAAAGAAAAATAA
- a CDS encoding APC family permease has product MSNQNELKRNLGFFSAISIVMGTVIGAGVFFKVSSVVEVTGSTSMAMFVWLLGGLVTICAGLTAAELAAAIPETGGLITYIEYTYGSFWGYLSGWAQAFIYFPANIAALAIVFATQLVNLFHMQAGWIVPLAILTALSIYFINCLGSKAGGMLQSITLVIKLIPIILIVVVGLFQDSNVDFSLLPLQAGEHHGFFTALGAGLLATMFAYDGWMHVGTIAGELKNPKRDLPGAITIGLGAVMIVYLLINAAFLMTLPISEISGNLNAASEASVKIFGDGGGKIVTIGIMVSVYGALNGYLMTGMRVPYAMAERNRLPFRNFFLKLTPGQAPWAAGLVQQIIAFVMMSLGAFDTITNMLVFVIWTFYSMSFLAVMILRKREPEMERPYRVPLYPIIPLIALLAGIFVLINTLFTQTLLAVIGIVITLLGIPIYFYKKKQEEREGIK; this is encoded by the coding sequence ATGAGTAATCAAAATGAGTTGAAACGTAATCTCGGATTCTTCTCAGCCATTTCCATTGTCATGGGAACGGTCATCGGAGCAGGTGTCTTCTTCAAAGTATCTAGCGTTGTGGAAGTAACCGGTTCTACGAGTATGGCAATGTTTGTTTGGTTATTAGGCGGACTTGTTACCATCTGTGCAGGACTCACTGCAGCTGAACTGGCAGCAGCAATTCCTGAAACAGGCGGTTTAATCACATATATTGAATATACTTATGGCAGTTTCTGGGGCTATTTATCAGGCTGGGCTCAAGCATTTATATATTTCCCGGCTAATATCGCAGCCTTAGCGATTGTCTTCGCAACACAATTAGTTAATTTATTCCATATGCAAGCGGGTTGGATTGTCCCGTTAGCGATATTAACAGCATTATCGATTTACTTTATTAACTGCTTAGGTTCTAAAGCAGGAGGCATGCTACAATCTATTACATTGGTGATCAAATTGATACCAATTATTTTAATCGTAGTAGTAGGATTATTCCAAGACAGCAATGTAGACTTTTCATTACTGCCGCTTCAAGCAGGTGAACATCACGGCTTCTTCACTGCGTTAGGTGCAGGATTGCTTGCTACAATGTTTGCTTACGACGGTTGGATGCACGTCGGTACTATCGCAGGAGAATTGAAAAATCCTAAACGCGATTTACCAGGTGCGATCACTATCGGTTTAGGTGCAGTCATGATTGTTTATTTACTCATCAATGCAGCATTCTTAATGACACTGCCAATTTCAGAAATCAGCGGCAACTTAAACGCGGCCAGTGAAGCTTCAGTTAAAATCTTTGGTGACGGCGGCGGTAAAATCGTTACTATCGGTATTATGGTTTCCGTTTACGGTGCTTTAAACGGCTACTTAATGACAGGAATGCGTGTACCGTATGCCATGGCAGAACGCAACCGCTTACCATTCCGCAACTTCTTCTTGAAATTGACACCCGGACAAGCACCATGGGCAGCAGGACTTGTGCAGCAAATCATCGCATTCGTCATGATGTCACTCGGCGCATTCGATACCATCACAAATATGCTCGTCTTCGTCATCTGGACCTTCTATTCCATGTCCTTCTTGGCAGTTATGATTTTAAGAAAGAGAGAACCAGAGATGGAGCGGCCTTATAGAGTGCCTCTTTACCCGATTATTCCGCTCATTGCATTATTGGCAGGAATCTTCGTATTGATCAACACGCTCTTTACGCAAACACTCTTGGCAGTTATCGGTATTGTGATTACCTTATTAGGTATTCCAATTTATTTCTATAAGAAGAAACAAGAGGAAAGAGAAGGCATCAAGTAG
- a CDS encoding ketopantoate reductase family protein, which translates to MKVAVAGAGAMGGRVGTQIQQAGYDVTFIDYWEPHVEAVNENGFEIQTETETYNVPATMIYPHEVKEAYDLVIILTKAMRSEEMLRDLKQYGAINADTSVLTLMNGLGHDERFTKIVPEEQVYLAVTVWTAGLRGPGQLLLEGTGAIEFQRVDGKVTERTYEIQKVFEAAGLNATISDNVMVSVWNKAALNSVLNPLCTILDKTIAEFAEYDQAHEMIVPIIEEIVDVGTARGVDLNFDTIVNKIEKTYPVEAQGLHHPSMHQDLYSGRLTEVDYLNGQIEAYGQELKIPTPNNTMLKHLVHQLEMKYVKE; encoded by the coding sequence ATGAAAGTAGCAGTAGCTGGTGCCGGAGCGATGGGCGGTCGTGTCGGTACACAAATTCAACAAGCAGGATACGACGTGACATTTATTGATTATTGGGAACCGCATGTAGAAGCGGTGAACGAAAATGGATTTGAAATCCAAACGGAAACCGAAACTTATAATGTTCCTGCAACGATGATTTATCCGCATGAAGTGAAAGAAGCTTATGATTTAGTGATTATCTTAACGAAGGCGATGCGTTCAGAGGAAATGCTGCGCGACTTGAAGCAGTATGGTGCGATTAATGCGGATACTTCTGTGTTAACGTTAATGAATGGTTTAGGACATGATGAACGCTTTACTAAAATCGTGCCGGAAGAACAAGTTTACTTAGCGGTGACTGTATGGACTGCTGGACTTAGAGGACCAGGCCAATTGTTATTAGAAGGCACAGGTGCCATCGAGTTCCAACGTGTGGATGGAAAGGTGACAGAACGCACGTATGAAATTCAAAAGGTCTTTGAAGCGGCAGGATTGAATGCGACGATTAGTGATAATGTGATGGTCTCTGTTTGGAATAAAGCAGCATTAAATAGTGTGTTGAATCCTTTATGTACAATTCTAGATAAAACAATTGCTGAATTTGCGGAATATGATCAAGCGCATGAAATGATTGTGCCGATTATTGAAGAAATTGTGGATGTCGGTACCGCAAGAGGTGTGGACTTGAATTTTGACACAATCGTAAATAAAATCGAGAAAACTTATCCAGTAGAAGCGCAAGGATTGCATCATCCTTCAATGCATCAAGATTTATATTCAGGTCGTTTAACTGAAGTGGATTACCTAAATGGTCAAATTGAAGCATATGGTCAAGAATTAAAAATTCCGACACCGAATAATACGATGTTGAAGCATTTAGTGCATCAATTAGAAATGAAATATGTTAAAGAATAA
- a CDS encoding aldehyde dehydrogenase family protein encodes MSVNVRDYIQDSYDLFINGKFVPSDSGETLEVTNPATGEVLTKVAKAGEKDVDKAVKAAQTAFDSWGKTPKEERVKLLRKIGDKILEQKDRLAMIETLNNGKPIRETSTIDVPLAARHFEYFASVIDTDEGSVNDMSEDVMSIVRHEPIGVVGAVVAWNFPMLLAAWKLGPALAAGNTVVIQPSSSTPLSLIELAKIFQEVLPDGVVNVLTGKGSESGNAIFNHEGVDKLSFTGSTDVGYQVAEAAAKRIVPATLELGGKSANIILDDANLDVAVEGIQLGILFNQGEVCSAGSRLLVQEDIYDKLIKRLKDVFSHLKVGDPTDENIQMGSQTGEAQMKKIQSYLDFAKDSGAEILTGGHRITDGELSKGYFFQPTIILVDNNDNKLAQEEIFGPVLTVIKVKDDDEAIRIANDSEYGLAGGVFSQNINRALNIARAIRTGRVWINTYNQVPEGAPFGGYKKSGIGRETYKGALKNYQQVKNIFIDTSNKPKGLYESGQSDVLDHDDHKF; translated from the coding sequence ATGAGTGTAAATGTAAGAGATTATATCCAAGATAGTTATGATTTATTTATTAATGGTAAATTTGTACCGAGTGATTCTGGTGAAACACTTGAAGTGACAAATCCTGCAACTGGTGAAGTATTAACGAAAGTAGCGAAAGCAGGAGAAAAGGATGTAGATAAAGCAGTTAAAGCTGCACAAACTGCATTTGACAGCTGGGGTAAAACACCGAAAGAAGAACGTGTTAAATTATTACGTAAAATCGGTGACAAAATTTTAGAACAAAAAGATCGTCTTGCGATGATTGAAACTTTAAATAATGGTAAACCAATTCGTGAAACATCTACAATTGATGTTCCGCTTGCTGCACGCCACTTTGAATACTTTGCAAGTGTTATAGATACAGATGAAGGTTCTGTAAATGATATGAGCGAAGATGTGATGAGTATCGTCCGTCATGAACCTATCGGAGTCGTGGGTGCTGTCGTTGCCTGGAACTTCCCAATGCTATTAGCAGCATGGAAATTAGGACCTGCTTTAGCTGCAGGTAATACAGTTGTAATCCAACCCTCATCATCTACACCGCTAAGCTTGATTGAATTAGCGAAAATCTTCCAAGAAGTATTACCAGATGGTGTAGTGAATGTCTTAACTGGTAAAGGTTCAGAATCAGGTAACGCCATCTTCAATCATGAAGGCGTTGATAAATTATCATTCACTGGTTCTACTGATGTAGGTTATCAAGTTGCTGAAGCTGCAGCCAAACGTATTGTACCTGCTACTTTAGAACTTGGCGGTAAATCAGCCAATATTATTTTAGACGATGCGAACTTAGATGTAGCTGTAGAAGGTATTCAATTAGGTATCTTGTTCAACCAAGGTGAAGTTTGCAGTGCCGGTTCAAGATTATTAGTCCAAGAAGATATCTATGATAAATTAATCAAACGTTTGAAAGATGTCTTCAGTCACCTTAAAGTCGGCGATCCAACAGATGAAAATATTCAAATGGGTTCTCAAACTGGAGAAGCACAAATGAAAAAAATCCAAAGTTATTTAGACTTTGCGAAAGATTCAGGTGCTGAAATTTTAACTGGCGGCCACAGAATTACTGATGGCGAATTAAGCAAAGGCTATTTCTTCCAACCGACAATTATTTTAGTAGACAATAATGATAACAAATTAGCACAAGAAGAAATCTTCGGACCTGTCTTAACTGTTATTAAAGTTAAAGACGACGATGAAGCTATCCGCATTGCTAACGATTCTGAATACGGTTTAGCTGGTGGTGTGTTCTCTCAAAACATTAACCGTGCTTTAAATATTGCACGTGCTATCCGTACTGGACGTGTATGGATCAACACTTATAACCAAGTGCCAGAAGGTGCACCATTCGGCGGTTATAAAAAATCAGGTATCGGTAGAGAAACTTATAAAGGCGCATTAAAAAATTACCAACAAGTTAAAAATATCTTTATCGATACAAGCAATAAACCAAAAGGCTTATATGAATCAGGACAAAGCGATGTTCTAGATCATGATGATCATAAATTCTAA
- a CDS encoding DUF6056 family protein, translating to MKIFKSLFPNFSVQKVGLYIVILFFAILSALIPLSLDDYAWKSDVGIERMHQWFHDYNGRYLSNLLEIAAVRTPIVQVVTMTFFSSLLIVMLRQLTFRNSRSISYILILLVVMMLPIPLFAETFGWVAGYVNYVTSAVLMLYILKIYFEQYDRNSANVIQLIWYFLVGVIASLLVEHVTLYLIVIAFGAVIFYFYKFKKLKMVYFVFLIAHCVGAVMMFTNSAYRQVTAGKDHYRSVEQHTSMLGNITHLYLYNITPYFFTTNTLLLALLLMIVCIVTYMHRGQTLPVNIVFISILFIGLLFTMINRTNLTRMIVNETTIVIAGILFLCLIVIFPIFIWKNLQWSHLSQRIFFYYTSAIFLTLPFFVITPYSARCDFASQIFIILILLEMTKYILQNLHLKWPSKWSKNLAIIVMLALTLSYLAPISVNKYIDYSRSEKLLHMHHFPKEITIQRVPFEEFHKIVNFPNNSWMVSAYKEVHKVPRNVEVKIKP from the coding sequence ATGAAAATATTTAAATCACTATTTCCGAATTTCTCAGTACAGAAAGTCGGACTTTATATTGTTATTTTATTTTTTGCTATATTAAGTGCACTGATTCCGCTCTCACTAGATGATTATGCGTGGAAATCAGATGTAGGAATCGAACGGATGCACCAATGGTTTCATGATTATAATGGTCGCTACTTAAGCAACTTATTAGAAATCGCTGCTGTTAGGACGCCTATTGTACAGGTTGTAACGATGACTTTCTTTTCAAGTTTATTAATTGTTATGTTACGTCAATTAACTTTTAGAAATTCAAGAAGCATTTCTTATATATTGATTTTATTAGTGGTAATGATGTTGCCTATACCGTTGTTTGCAGAAACATTTGGTTGGGTGGCAGGGTATGTGAATTATGTTACTTCAGCTGTCCTTATGCTATACATTCTTAAAATTTACTTTGAGCAGTATGACAGAAATAGCGCAAATGTTATTCAATTAATATGGTATTTTCTAGTAGGAGTTATCGCTTCATTACTTGTAGAACATGTTACTTTGTATTTAATCGTCATTGCGTTTGGTGCGGTCATATTCTACTTTTACAAGTTCAAAAAATTAAAAATGGTATATTTCGTTTTCCTAATTGCACACTGTGTGGGAGCTGTCATGATGTTTACGAATTCAGCTTACCGCCAAGTGACTGCCGGGAAAGATCACTATCGGAGCGTAGAACAACATACTAGTATGTTGGGGAATATAACGCACCTATATCTTTATAATATTACGCCGTATTTTTTCACTACAAATACACTATTACTTGCACTTTTATTAATGATTGTATGTATTGTTACATATATGCATCGTGGCCAGACATTACCTGTCAATATTGTTTTTATAAGCATTTTATTTATTGGACTTTTGTTCACAATGATCAACCGTACAAATTTAACTCGTATGATTGTTAATGAAACAACTATCGTCATTGCAGGTATTTTATTTTTGTGTCTTATCGTAATTTTCCCTATTTTTATTTGGAAAAATTTACAGTGGTCACATCTTAGTCAACGTATATTCTTTTATTATACTAGTGCTATTTTCTTAACCTTACCGTTTTTTGTGATTACGCCATACAGTGCCCGTTGTGATTTTGCGAGTCAAATTTTCATCATTTTAATACTCTTAGAAATGACGAAATATATACTGCAGAACCTTCATCTTAAATGGCCGTCGAAGTGGAGTAAAAACTTAGCTATCATAGTGATGCTTGCATTAACTTTAAGTTATCTTGCGCCGATATCAGTAAATAAGTATATCGATTACAGTCGTTCAGAAAAGTTATTGCATATGCACCACTTCCCTAAAGAAATTACAATACAAAGAGTACCCTTTGAAGAATTCCATAAAATTGTCAACTTCCCTAATAACTCGTGGATGGTTTCTGCGTACAAAGAAGTTCATAAAGTACCAAGGAATGTAGAAGTGAAAATTAAACCATAA
- a CDS encoding glycosyltransferase, with protein MSKVRMLIPCFNEEDVINYTYKELTKVLAADSELHHYDYDLLFVDDGSKDRTIDMIKEYSQQDEKVKYISFSRNFGKEAAMFAGLENSQDVDAVIILDGDLQHPPELIPQMIEKYLADGTDQVIAKRNRDGEKASRKFMTKCYYKLINRFVDVPIEDGVGDFRLLSQRAVRSLVELDEVQRFSKGLFSWVGYPTETLEYNNQERAAGDSKWSFFKLLDYGVDGVISFNNKPLRTILYFGIAIFGISIIYLLVNFVMILMNGIDSPGYFSTIFAVLFLGSIQLISIGVIGEYIGRIYYEVKNRPKYLQKDTNLNDKTSSRDKVASIQSSNREYRDNSKVEPLHHAMRKPEERVPYQANREDREELEKEEKVNQARRIKEMNL; from the coding sequence ATGAGTAAAGTTAGAATGTTAATCCCATGTTTCAATGAAGAGGATGTTATTAATTACACATATAAAGAGTTGACCAAAGTTTTAGCTGCAGATTCTGAACTCCATCATTACGATTATGACTTGCTCTTCGTAGATGACGGAAGCAAGGATCGCACAATCGATATGATAAAAGAATATAGCCAACAAGATGAAAAAGTAAAATATATCTCATTCAGTCGTAACTTCGGAAAAGAAGCGGCCATGTTTGCCGGATTAGAAAACAGCCAAGATGTTGATGCTGTGATTATTTTAGATGGTGATTTACAACATCCGCCTGAACTGATTCCACAAATGATTGAGAAATATTTAGCAGATGGTACAGATCAAGTCATTGCAAAGCGTAATCGCGATGGAGAAAAAGCCTCACGTAAATTTATGACCAAATGCTATTATAAATTAATCAACCGCTTTGTCGATGTCCCTATTGAAGACGGTGTTGGTGATTTCAGATTACTAAGCCAACGTGCTGTGCGTTCTTTAGTAGAATTGGATGAAGTACAACGTTTTTCTAAAGGTCTCTTTTCATGGGTCGGTTATCCGACTGAAACGCTTGAATATAACAACCAAGAACGCGCGGCTGGAGATTCGAAATGGTCTTTCTTTAAATTATTAGATTATGGCGTGGATGGTGTGATTTCATTTAACAATAAACCGCTACGCACTATCTTGTATTTTGGTATTGCCATTTTCGGAATCAGTATTATTTATCTGTTGGTAAACTTTGTGATGATATTGATGAATGGTATAGATTCACCGGGTTATTTCTCGACGATATTTGCTGTGCTGTTCCTAGGCAGTATTCAATTGATTTCCATTGGTGTCATCGGTGAATATATCGGCCGTATCTATTATGAAGTGAAGAACCGTCCTAAGTATTTGCAAAAAGATACTAATTTGAACGATAAGACGTCAAGCAGAGATAAGGTTGCGAGTATTCAATCATCAAATCGTGAATATCGAGATAATAGTAAGGTTGAGCCTTTGCATCATGCAATGCGTAAACCTGAAGAACGTGTGCCATACCAAGCTAATCGTGAAGATCGTGAAGAATTGGAAAAAGAAGAGAAGGTTAATCAAGCGCGTCGTATTAAAGAAATGAATCTCTAA
- a CDS encoding FAD-dependent oxidoreductase, translating to MKYVVVGTSHAGYAAIETLLISDPEAEIEVFESADAPSFLSCGIQSYLEDVAPSLQSLHYADAESLKEQGVNLHLQTTVTDLDTQNKTVTIKKDGNTSDVSYDKLFLSPGAVPNEPPIDGINDYNNVLFMRGEEWAGKIKERMQNAKKAIVVGGGYIGIEAAEAFTKAGIDTTIMDDGDRIIKTYLDKEFTDILEKNVAEHGLKFKGNANVKALKADDNNNVTAVVTDDGEYEADTVLFAVGVKPATEWLDGKVELGKKGIIKINDRLETSEKDVYASGDATLIPFAPINEDRYIALATNSRRQGYVAARNMAGKDMKMPRVSGTSGLALFDYKFGQTGVHETEKDSYDGKLGAKYIEVPVRPKFRQDDTTVHLKIMFDEDTHRILGGQIMSTEDLVESINTLSVAVNAGWTLEELALVDFFFQPDFDRPWNYLNVLAQRALGDDVFPKDKQLF from the coding sequence ATGAAATACGTAGTAGTCGGAACATCACATGCAGGTTATGCTGCAATCGAAACTTTATTAATATCAGATCCAGAGGCCGAAATTGAAGTATTTGAAAGTGCGGATGCACCTTCATTCTTATCTTGCGGTATTCAAAGTTATTTAGAAGATGTCGCACCATCATTACAATCCTTGCATTATGCAGATGCAGAATCATTAAAAGAACAAGGCGTGAACTTGCATCTGCAAACAACGGTAACGGATTTAGATACTCAAAATAAAACCGTGACAATTAAAAAAGACGGTAACACTTCAGATGTCTCTTATGATAAATTATTCTTAAGCCCAGGTGCTGTACCAAACGAACCGCCAATCGACGGTATCAACGATTACAATAACGTCTTATTTATGCGTGGTGAAGAATGGGCCGGCAAAATCAAAGAACGTATGCAAAATGCGAAGAAAGCCATTGTAGTCGGCGGCGGTTATATCGGTATCGAAGCAGCTGAAGCCTTTACTAAAGCAGGCATCGATACAACAATTATGGATGACGGTGACCGTATCATCAAAACTTATTTAGATAAAGAATTCACAGATATTCTAGAGAAAAACGTTGCCGAACATGGCTTAAAATTCAAAGGCAATGCAAATGTCAAAGCCTTGAAAGCAGACGACAACAATAATGTTACAGCTGTAGTCACAGATGACGGCGAATACGAAGCAGACACAGTATTATTTGCTGTAGGCGTCAAACCTGCAACAGAATGGTTAGACGGCAAAGTCGAACTCGGCAAAAAAGGTATTATCAAAATCAATGACCGCTTAGAAACATCAGAAAAAGACGTCTATGCAAGTGGTGACGCTACACTTATTCCATTCGCACCTATCAACGAAGACCGCTATATCGCACTTGCAACTAACTCTCGTCGTCAAGGTTACGTAGCAGCACGCAACATGGCAGGCAAAGACATGAAAATGCCACGCGTTTCAGGCACATCTGGCCTTGCCTTATTCGATTACAAATTTGGTCAAACAGGCGTGCACGAAACAGAAAAAGACAGCTACGATGGTAAACTAGGTGCAAAATATATCGAAGTACCTGTACGCCCTAAATTCCGTCAAGACGATACAACAGTACACCTTAAAATCATGTTTGACGAAGATACACATCGCATTCTTGGCGGACAAATCATGAGCACAGAAGACTTAGTAGAATCCATCAATACACTATCAGTAGCAGTCAACGCAGGTTGGACACTAGAAGAACTAGCATTAGTCGACTTCTTCTTCCAACCAGACTTCGACCGTCCATGGAACTACTTGAACGTCCTAGCACAACGCGCACTAGGCGACGATGTATTCCCTAAAGATAAACAACTCTTCTAA